A genomic region of Thermotoga sp. Ku-13t contains the following coding sequences:
- a CDS encoding sigma 54-interacting transcriptional regulator — translation MKKNFLSEYEEKGKFEASLKEAIRTLVMESIHDESLFYKKVDWKYSFKSSGKKSSGEENNFISLFLDPSMRQVASQIRYVCKQVKESYRKLNLSKKLNDRFELIKKLKSLEGKSEKQKNNMDEMIKDKFGERPAERGLIPSVLIEGETGTGKTLVAELIAKAAYEAVQNNKARFEDFFCRFSIVNMASDIVDSELFETRSGAYTDAIDRLGKILSFAGGVVFLDEIGEIDAHLQAKLLLYLDRWLVQPAGSDEVFYAPAIIVAATNRDLRRMIEKGKFRADLYHRFKYKIHLPPLRERKKDLRLLISFCLSISEARERGVERISLRALEKLESYHYPGNFRELMQIIEKAVHEASSRKRDIILERDIQF, via the coding sequence GTGAAAAAGAATTTCCTCAGCGAGTACGAAGAGAAAGGCAAGTTCGAAGCTTCGCTCAAGGAAGCGATCAGGACTTTAGTGATGGAATCCATCCACGACGAATCGCTCTTCTACAAGAAGGTCGACTGGAAGTACAGTTTCAAATCTTCTGGAAAGAAATCCAGTGGCGAGGAGAATAACTTCATCAGTCTTTTCCTCGATCCTTCCATGAGACAGGTTGCATCCCAGATCAGGTACGTTTGCAAACAAGTGAAGGAATCGTACAGGAAGCTGAACCTTTCAAAAAAGCTCAACGACAGGTTCGAACTGATCAAAAAGTTGAAGTCGCTCGAGGGCAAGTCAGAAAAACAAAAGAACAACATGGACGAGATGATAAAGGATAAATTCGGTGAGCGTCCGGCCGAGAGAGGATTGATCCCCTCGGTGCTGATAGAGGGGGAGACCGGTACTGGGAAAACCCTGGTGGCTGAGTTGATCGCTAAAGCGGCATACGAAGCTGTTCAGAACAACAAAGCGCGGTTTGAAGACTTCTTCTGCAGATTTTCCATAGTCAACATGGCGAGCGACATAGTGGATTCGGAACTCTTCGAAACGAGGTCCGGTGCTTACACGGACGCCATAGACAGACTCGGAAAAATCCTGTCGTTCGCCGGTGGGGTGGTGTTCCTGGACGAGATCGGGGAAATCGATGCGCATCTTCAGGCGAAACTGCTGCTCTACCTCGACAGGTGGCTTGTCCAGCCCGCCGGGAGCGACGAGGTCTTCTACGCTCCAGCCATCATCGTGGCGGCCACGAACAGAGATCTGAGAAGGATGATCGAAAAAGGTAAATTCCGCGCTGATCTCTACCACAGGTTCAAGTACAAGATACATCTGCCACCGCTGAGGGAGAGAAAGAAGGATTTGAGATTGTTGATCAGCTTCTGTCTCTCTATCTCGGAAGCCAGAGAAAGAGGCGTCGAGAGGATAAGCCTGAGGGCTCTGGAAAAGCTCGAAAGCTACCATTATCCCGGCAACTTCAGAGAACTGATGCAGATAATCGAAAAGGCCGTTCACGAGGCAAGCTCGAGAAAGAGAGACATCATCCTCGAAAGGGACATCCAGTTCTGA
- a CDS encoding ThuA domain-containing protein, with product MRIFVCSEDRYHRKEIFEDVLNEACAKIFERFEVLQSPDFVSMLKEEPDLVVIGRSNQNEDKSCWLNEREVQTLAQYIKDGERLFVWHAGLAGYPPDYTELVGGRFIFHPQRALVRYFTTDGFSFEIVDEHYFVELRSNIEVFLWSESNYGRSTAGWKKHVGKGKILALTPAHAEEGLKNERFRSLLAKSLEWLIEES from the coding sequence TTGAGGATCTTCGTGTGCTCAGAGGATCGCTACCACAGAAAAGAGATCTTCGAGGACGTTCTGAACGAGGCATGCGCGAAGATTTTTGAACGATTTGAGGTGCTTCAAAGCCCCGATTTCGTTTCGATGCTGAAAGAAGAACCAGACCTCGTCGTCATCGGTAGATCGAACCAGAACGAGGACAAAAGTTGCTGGCTGAATGAGCGAGAGGTGCAGACGCTCGCTCAGTACATAAAGGACGGTGAAAGACTGTTCGTCTGGCACGCTGGTCTTGCGGGCTATCCACCTGATTACACAGAACTCGTCGGCGGCAGGTTCATATTCCACCCCCAAAGAGCGCTGGTCAGGTACTTCACCACAGACGGTTTTTCGTTCGAAATCGTGGACGAACATTACTTCGTCGAATTGAGAAGCAACATCGAAGTTTTCCTCTGGTCAGAATCGAACTATGGCCGATCCACGGCGGGATGGAAGAAACACGTTGGGAAGGGCAAAATACTTGCGCTGACACCCGCCCACGCTGAAGAAGGTCTCAAGAACGAAAGATTCAGATCTTTGCTTGCGAAGAGTCTGGAGTGGCTGATCGAAGAATCGTGA
- a CDS encoding CRISPR-associated protein Cas4 — protein MVTGTTLLSMTVCEREAWLIAHAIGPDQDNPFIEIGRLLHQESYREKTIREVNLPGIRIDLIYDEKGVLVVGEIKKSSKFLKGARIQLLHYLNELEKRGVRATGKILIPKEKKQLPVVLDDESREELRRFIELTERTIRLPKPPEKRRNSFCGKCGYELLCWS, from the coding sequence ATGGTCACGGGAACGACGCTCCTGAGCATGACGGTATGTGAACGGGAAGCCTGGCTGATCGCTCACGCCATCGGGCCGGACCAGGACAATCCTTTCATCGAGATCGGCAGACTGCTACACCAGGAAAGCTACAGGGAAAAAACGATTCGGGAGGTCAACCTGCCAGGGATCAGGATCGATCTGATCTACGATGAAAAGGGAGTGCTCGTGGTGGGTGAGATCAAGAAATCGTCGAAGTTCCTCAAAGGTGCGAGGATCCAGCTTCTGCATTATCTGAACGAGCTCGAGAAGAGAGGAGTGCGCGCCACCGGGAAGATACTGATCCCGAAAGAGAAGAAACAGTTGCCCGTCGTTCTCGACGACGAATCGAGAGAGGAACTTCGGAGGTTCATCGAGTTGACCGAACGAACGATCAGGCTTCCAAAGCCTCCAGAAAAACGAAGAAACAGTTTCTGCGGGAAGTGTGGTTACGAACTTCTCTGCTGGTCGTGA
- the cas2 gene encoding CRISPR-associated endonuclease Cas2, whose protein sequence is MYLILTYDVEEKRVAKVLKVCRKYLNWVQNSVFEGQITEAKFEKLKLELERTMNPETDSVRFYVLRDASSFKLEVLGSDKSESFQIY, encoded by the coding sequence GTGTATCTGATCCTCACTTACGACGTCGAAGAAAAGCGTGTCGCGAAGGTTCTGAAGGTGTGCAGGAAGTATTTGAACTGGGTGCAGAACTCGGTCTTCGAAGGTCAGATCACCGAAGCGAAGTTCGAAAAACTCAAACTCGAACTCGAAAGGACCATGAACCCCGAGACGGATTCGGTCAGGTTCTACGTGCTGAGAGACGCAAGTTCTTTCAAACTCGAAGTTCTCGGCTCGGACAAATCCGAGAGCTTCCAGATCTACTGA
- a CDS encoding TIGR02556 family CRISPR-associated protein, with protein sequence MKEKAVQLRQSGQRMAYLSICVLKDGEELRPAHIEAFRNQFMKRVSRKMVETSELGTCAFCGRCGYVSATVNEAFKFATFDKPGFCPSLRKQDATKVLPICSECMTYLKNGANRIMKNLSLDFLNVKLWIIPSLLRRDDGLLEKVVKSIESTVGEYRDFARNETRIVRALSQIDEQVFYDFVFVSIKQSQQRIELHLTQISPTRLKLLVDASKRVGERQTLNENELPTVERMWHLYQKPARRTLAGKNYFALVRSVFHGENYSYQRFLWHCMDTLRKTVFSGDEKNKLSATRSLARQIFACVLYLNSIDVFNFREVKGDVSENFAERFFEKFPEFFNHPWKKAVFLTGVLTGKLLSIQYAKRQATPFFNKLKGLKMNIRDVQALVPEIRNKLQQYGAFGNWAQELIRLIGHYYMLCGDCKVGIDELNFVFTLGMAYSNGENFTVKEDENA encoded by the coding sequence ATCAAAGAAAAGGCCGTTCAGCTCAGACAATCCGGTCAACGGATGGCCTATCTGAGCATCTGCGTTCTGAAAGACGGCGAAGAGCTCAGGCCGGCACACATAGAAGCCTTCAGAAACCAGTTCATGAAGCGGGTCTCACGTAAGATGGTAGAAACTTCCGAACTCGGAACGTGCGCGTTCTGTGGAAGGTGCGGCTACGTGTCCGCGACGGTGAACGAAGCGTTCAAGTTCGCCACGTTCGACAAACCCGGCTTCTGTCCGAGCTTGAGGAAGCAGGACGCGACGAAGGTCCTGCCCATCTGCAGTGAATGCATGACCTATCTGAAGAACGGCGCGAACAGGATCATGAAGAATCTTTCTCTGGACTTTCTCAACGTGAAGTTGTGGATAATTCCGTCACTCCTGCGGCGGGACGACGGACTCCTCGAAAAAGTCGTGAAGTCCATCGAGTCGACCGTTGGAGAGTACAGAGACTTCGCACGGAACGAAACGAGGATAGTGCGAGCGCTCTCCCAGATCGATGAACAGGTGTTCTACGATTTCGTGTTCGTGTCCATCAAACAGAGCCAGCAACGGATCGAGCTGCACCTCACCCAGATCTCTCCAACGAGGTTGAAGCTCCTCGTGGACGCATCGAAACGTGTGGGCGAGAGGCAGACCTTGAACGAAAACGAGCTTCCAACGGTGGAGAGGATGTGGCATCTCTACCAGAAACCGGCGCGCAGAACCCTCGCGGGCAAGAATTACTTCGCTCTGGTGAGGTCCGTCTTCCACGGCGAAAACTACAGCTACCAGAGGTTCCTGTGGCACTGCATGGACACGCTGAGGAAAACGGTGTTCTCGGGTGACGAGAAGAACAAACTCAGCGCGACCAGGTCCCTGGCGAGGCAGATCTTCGCGTGCGTGCTGTATCTCAACTCGATCGACGTGTTCAATTTTCGGGAGGTGAAGGGCGACGTGAGCGAAAACTTCGCCGAGCGTTTCTTCGAGAAATTTCCGGAATTCTTCAACCACCCATGGAAGAAGGCCGTCTTCCTCACGGGTGTGCTCACCGGAAAGCTCCTTTCGATCCAGTACGCGAAACGCCAGGCCACACCGTTCTTCAACAAGCTGAAGGGCCTGAAGATGAACATTCGAGACGTTCAAGCGCTCGTTCCTGAGATAAGGAACAAGCTGCAACAGTACGGTGCGTTCGGAAACTGGGCGCAGGAACTGATCCGCCTGATCGGACACTACTACATGCTCTGTGGAGACTGCAAGGTCGGGATCGACGAATTGAACTTCGTCTTCACGCTCGGAATGGCTTATTCGAACGGCGAGAATTTCACAGTGAAGGAGGATGAGAACGCATGA
- the cas7b gene encoding type I-B CRISPR-associated protein Cas7/Csh2, which translates to MNHAFKNRSEILFLYDCKWANPNGDPLDENKPRIDEETERCIVTDVRLKRTTRDEWQSWGEVLWVSGENVNPKERRKELGIERKEDALKLLDVRLFGAVIPMKDRADTSYTGPVQFRFGSSLHSVKVVYQQGTAAFTTRDAQQRSFREEYLVPYALICFYGIANENMAKITGASEEDMKKLLKGMWLGTKNLITRSKMEHNPRLLLRIVYKENGNWHIGELDSYLKLVTEVDEKSIRDVSQVSLDVTELLKILDQHRDRIEGIELKEDGRLKLLHNKERIELAHKLQQMGFRVEVLDLP; encoded by the coding sequence ATGAACCATGCTTTCAAAAACAGATCCGAAATCCTGTTCCTCTACGACTGCAAGTGGGCCAATCCGAACGGCGATCCACTGGATGAGAACAAACCTCGCATCGACGAAGAGACAGAAAGGTGCATCGTGACGGACGTGAGACTGAAGAGGACCACGAGGGACGAATGGCAGTCCTGGGGAGAGGTCTTGTGGGTCAGCGGCGAGAACGTGAATCCCAAAGAGAGGCGCAAAGAACTTGGTATCGAGAGAAAGGAAGACGCACTGAAACTTTTGGATGTGAGACTCTTCGGTGCGGTCATACCCATGAAAGACCGCGCGGACACCTCGTACACCGGACCGGTGCAGTTCAGATTCGGAAGCTCGCTCCATTCGGTGAAGGTCGTTTACCAGCAAGGGACTGCCGCGTTCACGACCAGGGATGCCCAGCAGAGGAGCTTCAGGGAAGAATACCTCGTTCCGTACGCTCTGATCTGTTTCTACGGTATCGCCAACGAAAACATGGCGAAGATAACAGGCGCGAGCGAGGAGGATATGAAAAAGCTTCTGAAAGGCATGTGGCTCGGCACCAAGAACCTCATAACGCGTTCTAAGATGGAGCACAACCCGAGGTTGCTCTTGAGGATCGTTTACAAAGAGAACGGCAACTGGCACATTGGAGAACTCGATTCGTACCTGAAACTCGTCACAGAGGTCGACGAAAAGAGCATCAGGGACGTTTCGCAGGTGAGCCTGGACGTGACAGAACTTCTCAAAATTCTGGATCAACACAGAGACAGGATAGAGGGGATCGAGCTCAAAGAAGATGGCAGACTGAAGCTCCTCCACAACAAAGAAAGGATCGAGCTGGCCCACAAGCTCCAGCAGATGGGCTTCAGAGTGGAGGTACTGGATCTTCCATGA
- the cas5b gene encoding type I-B CRISPR-associated protein Cas5b, producing the protein MRVLVFDVFGRYALFRRSYTTTSSTSYDFPPRTAVCGLMGAVLGLTNKTSDSSEHLRHFDSAHIALRLLKPVRKTCLGVNYVETKTGKENRTQILLEVIKDPAYRIYVSEFELFEQLQKHLRNSTCVYTPYLGQAQMIATLRFVGVHELKEVPAPQKVHSVIKQLEGLKVKPEENLVIVRETMVLNMDNERRPTEYATYWVEKNAKALEVLNYPGKIYRVEGLGECVCWMD; encoded by the coding sequence ATGAGGGTGCTGGTGTTCGACGTGTTCGGCAGATACGCGTTGTTCCGCCGTAGCTACACCACCACGAGCTCCACCAGCTACGACTTTCCTCCCCGAACCGCGGTGTGTGGGCTGATGGGTGCAGTGCTCGGATTGACCAACAAAACGAGCGATTCGAGCGAACATCTGAGGCACTTCGACTCGGCACACATCGCCCTGAGGCTGTTGAAGCCTGTCAGAAAGACGTGCCTCGGTGTGAACTACGTGGAAACGAAAACTGGCAAAGAAAACCGAACGCAGATCCTGCTCGAAGTCATAAAAGACCCCGCTTACAGGATCTACGTCAGCGAGTTCGAACTGTTCGAACAGTTGCAAAAGCACCTTCGAAATAGCACCTGTGTCTACACGCCATACCTTGGCCAGGCACAGATGATCGCCACGCTCAGATTCGTGGGAGTGCACGAACTGAAGGAAGTTCCAGCTCCCCAAAAGGTTCACAGCGTGATCAAACAACTGGAGGGTTTGAAGGTGAAACCTGAGGAGAACCTCGTCATCGTCAGGGAGACGATGGTGCTGAACATGGACAACGAGCGACGCCCAACAGAGTACGCAACGTACTGGGTGGAGAAGAACGCGAAGGCTCTGGAAGTTCTGAACTATCCAGGGAAGATCTACAGGGTCGAAGGGCTGGGCGAGTGTGTATGCTGGATGGACTGA
- the cas3 gene encoding CRISPR-associated helicase Cas3', with the protein MLDGLKSHPDRSLIDHLLGTARRAEEKGRIIEWSVLGLDRDRALEMLRICALSHDFAKACADFQDYLKNERRHVSHAPLSSLVCYLVLKKKGFDRKLSAFAYFTVRYHHGTLPNFGLQQEITESDLQTFQRQFGTMPRSFLDWFSKTVGCGMDGSIVEIAKEIDQNIAEISLLHDFSIQDYVLLHTLYSILVSSDREDAALKDSQIRIERKLTLDLLERYVSRLPSNTPMDGVRKQFGETVKQRLDRIGSNIVAVTAPTGIGKTLANLRLALSLADDNSLIVYALPFINIIDQTIQTLHSILSETQFDATTVLPYHHLADPRYEDPLYEQQSIQHVLINGWRSQIVVTTFVSLFESLFTNRRVPFFHRLLNSVIVLDEVQSIPHRYWKPLASLLETLSRLNCKIILCTATQPMLFENVQPLVQEDFHLNRTRVQLCGEIDFEGFKERVLHLARNCLKENKSLLVVLNTIREARETYEALKALKDEAELYYLSSHVVPKRRIERINAMKKDRSSKVCVSTQVVEAGVDLSFDVVVRDEAPLDSVFQVAGRCNRNFSRPVGEVYLYRVRDERTGRFFSSYIYDPLLIDATRKILKDREVQEKDFFNLSTQYFSFLKKHANLDRENLMEQIEGLRFEDMANSFRLIDRNFQTVSIFIEYDEEAKQLREQLKNALNSKMEKFEKIALIARLLKRMSSYTIDVPITSEELKGALLFENGFMVMTHDNLELWYDEETGFKRSEETMIF; encoded by the coding sequence ATGCTGGATGGACTGAAATCTCATCCGGATCGATCGTTGATCGATCATCTTCTTGGAACCGCGAGGAGGGCAGAGGAGAAGGGGAGGATCATCGAATGGAGCGTCCTCGGTCTGGACAGGGATCGTGCACTGGAAATGCTGAGAATCTGCGCGCTTTCTCATGATTTTGCCAAAGCCTGCGCGGACTTTCAGGACTATTTGAAAAATGAACGAAGGCACGTTTCGCACGCTCCCCTCTCCTCGCTCGTTTGCTATCTTGTCCTGAAGAAAAAAGGCTTCGACAGGAAACTCTCAGCCTTCGCTTACTTCACTGTCAGGTACCACCATGGAACGCTTCCAAACTTCGGCCTGCAACAGGAAATCACAGAAAGCGACCTTCAAACCTTCCAGAGACAGTTCGGCACGATGCCTCGCAGCTTCCTCGACTGGTTCTCCAAAACAGTCGGTTGTGGTATGGATGGATCGATCGTGGAAATCGCGAAAGAGATCGATCAGAACATCGCAGAGATCTCTCTGTTGCACGACTTCTCCATTCAGGATTACGTTCTTCTGCACACACTGTACTCCATCCTGGTCTCTTCGGACAGGGAAGACGCGGCGCTGAAAGATTCACAGATCCGAATCGAAAGGAAACTGACTCTCGATCTTCTCGAACGCTACGTTTCTCGCTTACCGAGCAACACGCCCATGGATGGCGTAAGAAAACAGTTCGGCGAGACCGTGAAACAGAGGCTGGATCGGATCGGTTCGAACATCGTCGCCGTGACCGCTCCCACTGGCATAGGAAAAACGCTCGCGAACCTGAGACTGGCCCTCTCGCTCGCGGACGACAACAGCCTGATCGTTTACGCTCTGCCGTTCATAAACATAATCGATCAGACGATTCAAACCCTTCATAGCATCCTCTCAGAAACACAGTTCGACGCGACCACGGTCCTTCCGTACCACCATCTGGCGGACCCGAGGTACGAAGATCCCCTGTACGAGCAGCAGTCGATCCAGCATGTGCTCATAAACGGCTGGCGCTCGCAGATCGTCGTGACCACGTTTGTTTCGCTCTTCGAATCTCTGTTCACCAACAGGAGAGTGCCCTTCTTTCACAGACTGCTGAACTCGGTGATCGTGCTTGACGAGGTCCAGTCGATCCCGCACAGGTACTGGAAACCACTGGCGAGCCTGCTGGAGACCTTGAGCCGGTTGAACTGCAAGATCATCCTCTGCACCGCGACACAGCCAATGCTGTTCGAGAATGTCCAGCCTCTCGTTCAGGAGGACTTCCACCTGAACAGGACAAGAGTGCAACTCTGTGGAGAAATCGACTTTGAAGGCTTCAAAGAGCGAGTCCTCCACCTTGCGAGGAACTGTTTGAAGGAGAACAAAAGCTTGCTCGTGGTTCTGAACACGATAAGGGAAGCTAGAGAAACCTACGAAGCGCTGAAGGCTTTGAAAGACGAGGCCGAGCTGTACTATCTGTCTTCGCACGTGGTACCGAAACGCAGGATCGAGAGAATAAACGCGATGAAGAAAGACCGTTCATCGAAGGTGTGTGTGAGCACGCAGGTGGTCGAGGCCGGGGTCGATCTGTCCTTCGACGTGGTGGTGCGCGACGAGGCACCGCTGGACAGCGTCTTCCAGGTCGCCGGAAGGTGCAACAGGAACTTCTCCAGACCGGTGGGAGAAGTCTACCTGTACCGTGTTCGGGACGAAAGAACCGGCCGCTTCTTCTCTTCGTACATCTACGATCCCTTACTGATCGACGCGACGAGGAAGATCCTGAAAGACCGCGAGGTTCAGGAGAAAGACTTCTTCAATTTGTCGACACAGTACTTCTCTTTCCTGAAGAAACACGCCAATCTGGACAGGGAAAACCTCATGGAGCAGATAGAAGGGCTCAGATTTGAAGACATGGCGAACAGCTTCCGCCTCATAGACAGGAATTTCCAGACTGTCAGCATTTTCATCGAGTACGATGAAGAGGCGAAACAGCTGAGAGAACAGTTGAAGAACGCTCTGAATTCGAAAATGGAAAAGTTCGAAAAGATAGCGCTCATCGCCAGACTCCTGAAGAGGATGTCCAGCTACACGATAGACGTACCTATCACGAGTGAAGAACTCAAAGGAGCCTTGCTCTTCGAGAACGGCTTCATGGTAATGACGCATGACAACCTCGAACTCTGGTACGACGAAGAGACCGGTTTCAAGAGGTCAGAAGAAACCATGATATTCTGA
- a CDS encoding glycoside hydrolase family 172 protein: MRFEVNSLPVCVNPTGGFNCYWSMPLRKRARITIENQIDQDILHFFYQISFVRKKLEEDVAYFHSQWRRSMTSREDPQHVILNSVEGKGKYVGTVVAWEQLSNGKTYSTAFVGYPLWLKTEGQIPKHVMYRWHIADPIFFKKRLKVIVQALDWWPDGTYQPLTDDITTVAYWYQTEPHASFPELLNLEKRWPR; encoded by the coding sequence ATGAGGTTCGAAGTGAACTCTCTGCCAGTTTGCGTGAATCCCACGGGTGGATTCAACTGTTACTGGTCCATGCCGCTCAGAAAGAGGGCGAGGATAACGATCGAGAACCAGATCGATCAGGATATTCTTCATTTCTTTTACCAGATCAGTTTCGTGAGAAAAAAGCTCGAAGAAGACGTGGCGTACTTCCATTCTCAGTGGCGAAGGAGCATGACCAGCAGAGAGGACCCACAGCACGTGATACTCAATTCTGTCGAAGGAAAAGGCAAATACGTCGGAACTGTCGTGGCCTGGGAACAACTCTCCAATGGAAAGACTTATTCGACAGCTTTCGTTGGATACCCACTGTGGCTGAAGACTGAGGGACAGATACCGAAACACGTTATGTACAGATGGCACATCGCCGATCCGATATTCTTTAAAAAGAGGCTGAAGGTCATCGTACAGGCGCTCGACTGGTGGCCTGATGGAACTTATCAACCCTTGACGGACGACATCACCACGGTGGCTTACTGGTACCAGACGGAACCGCATGCGTCCTTTCCCGAGCTTTTGAACCTCGAAAAGAGATGGCCGCGGTGA
- a CDS encoding DUF2961 domain-containing protein, translating to MFDFGRFYGLEDAETFSISAENPTGERDRGALEIPGLDNPARRLGKGWKVRPCINLKARQETLLADIEGPGVITYIWITVTEKAYKTCVLRMYWDDETNPSVEVPLGDFLSTRSE from the coding sequence ATGTTCGACTTTGGAAGGTTTTATGGGCTTGAGGATGCGGAAACATTTTCCATCTCGGCTGAGAATCCCACCGGGGAAAGAGACAGAGGAGCGCTCGAGATACCCGGTCTGGACAATCCCGCCAGGAGGCTCGGCAAAGGCTGGAAGGTTCGACCGTGCATCAACCTGAAGGCCAGACAGGAAACACTGCTCGCAGACATCGAAGGTCCAGGAGTTATCACTTACATCTGGATCACCGTCACCGAGAAGGCTTACAAAACCTGCGTTTTGAGGATGTACTGGGACGATGAAACCAATCCTTCCGTGGAAGTCCCCCTGGGGGATTTTTTGTCAACCCGTTCGGAATGA
- a CDS encoding ROK family protein: MINQLQHQILRSLSVAPSTAQSIATELGVDESTISRNLRFLLNCGIVVVKDYLPASSSGGRKSRLLSLNPDWLKIIGLSIEQGGICVICADFTGRQHSSEKRITSIGPGNFEKVIHKIIQEHSNSNAVSIAVPGLINSSKGEIVYSQALSLRNFSFDLGDIPFTLLNDANAAAACYLNDARNVLYFLLTIPYDLSKPIGLGAGIVINGSLYEGSNSSAGELGEGVPLTTLHDLTIEDLERDSSVLFRDRKCLEEFKQHISFKIATAVNLVDPELFILGGDFCLLDRTIIQDIINNVEKQVTLRKIKKINWQLDENGSKTVALGAVTAFLKKFFDDLEFANFILQNRRC; encoded by the coding sequence ATGATCAACCAGCTTCAGCATCAGATCCTCAGATCGCTCAGCGTTGCTCCTTCGACTGCTCAGTCTATTGCTACTGAGCTCGGCGTTGATGAGTCCACGATTTCGAGAAACCTCAGATTTCTTTTGAACTGCGGTATCGTTGTTGTCAAAGACTATTTACCCGCCAGCAGTTCGGGTGGCAGAAAGTCTCGCTTGTTGTCTTTGAACCCGGACTGGTTGAAAATAATTGGTTTGTCCATTGAACAGGGTGGAATCTGTGTAATTTGTGCCGATTTCACCGGTCGTCAACATTCATCAGAGAAAAGGATCACAAGCATAGGCCCAGGTAACTTTGAAAAAGTGATTCACAAGATAATTCAAGAGCACAGCAATTCAAACGCTGTCTCCATCGCGGTACCTGGACTAATAAATTCATCGAAAGGTGAGATCGTTTATTCTCAGGCACTGTCGCTCAGAAATTTCTCTTTCGATCTGGGAGATATACCGTTCACGCTTTTGAATGATGCGAACGCAGCAGCGGCATGTTACTTGAACGACGCAAGAAACGTACTGTATTTTCTGCTCACCATTCCCTACGACCTTTCAAAACCGATCGGCCTTGGAGCGGGGATAGTGATCAACGGATCTCTGTACGAAGGTAGCAACAGCTCAGCTGGCGAGCTTGGAGAAGGTGTTCCTCTGACTACTCTGCATGACCTGACCATCGAGGATCTGGAAAGAGACAGCAGTGTACTGTTCAGGGATCGGAAGTGTCTCGAGGAGTTCAAGCAGCACATATCGTTCAAGATTGCTACGGCAGTCAATCTCGTCGATCCTGAACTTTTCATCCTCGGAGGAGATTTCTGTCTTCTTGACAGAACTATCATTCAGGACATCATCAACAATGTTGAGAAGCAAGTCACGCTGAGAAAGATAAAGAAGATCAACTGGCAACTCGACGAGAATGGTTCAAAAACAGTTGCGCTCGGTGCTGTGACAGCTTTTCTGAAAAAGTTTTTCGATGATCTCGAGTTCGCCAATTTTATCTTACAGAACAGAAGGTGTTGA